Proteins encoded in a region of the Benincasa hispida cultivar B227 chromosome 2, ASM972705v1, whole genome shotgun sequence genome:
- the LOC120071750 gene encoding 1-aminocyclopropane-1-carboxylate synthase 7, which produces MAIEMEIEQNPTVELSQIGTSETHGEDSPYFAGWKAYDEDPYNESTNPSGVIQMGLAENQVSFDLLEEYLEQNSEVEANCSGFRENALFQDYHGLLSFRTAMASFMEEIRGGRAKFDPNRVVLTAGATAANELLTFILANPGDALLVPTPYYPGFDRDLRWRTGVKIVPIHCDSSNNFQITPQALEEAYNTAMAMKIKVRGVWITNPSNPLGATIQRSTIEEILDFVTRKNIHLVSDEIYSGSVFSSAEFTSVAEVLESHGYKNAERVHIVYSLSKDLGLPGFRIGTIYSYNDKVVTTARRMSSFTLISSQTQRFLASMLSNRKFTEKYIKMNRDRLKKRYEMIIEGLRTAGIECLEGNAGLFCWMNLSPLLKNKKPTREGEIEIWNRILKEVKLNISPGSSCHCSEPGWFRVCFANMSEKTLQVALERIHCFVERMKKENEAN; this is translated from the exons atggcgATTGAGATGGAGATTGAGCAAAATCCAACGGTTGAGCTCTCACAAATCGGAACGTCGGAAACTCACGGCGAAGATTCGCCGTATTTCGCCGGTTGGAAAGCGTACGATGAAGATCCTTATAACGAGTCAACAAATCCTTCTGGTGTTATTCAAATGGgcttagctgaaaatcaa GTGTCATTTGATTTGTTGGAGGAGTATTTAGAGCAAAATTCTGAAGTAGAAGCCAATTGTTCTGGGTTCAGAGAAAATGCTTTGTTTCAAGATTATCATGGCCTTTTGTCTTTTAGAACTGCAATGGCTAGTTTTATGGAAGAAATTAGAGGTGGGAGAGCCAAATTTGACCCAAATAGAGTTGTTTTAACTGCTGGTGCCACTGCTGCCAATGAGCTTCTTACTTTCATTCTTGCAAATCCTGGTGATGCCTTGCTTGTCCCCACTCCTTACTATCCTGG ATTTGATAGAGATTTGAGATGGAGAACTGGGGTGAAAATTGtaccaattcattgtgatagttcaaacaattttcaaataacTCCACAAGCTTTGGAAGAGGCTTACAATACAGCAATGGCAATGAAAATCAAAGTAAGAGGAGTTTGGATCACAAATCCATCAAATCCCCTTGGAGCAACAATCCAACGATCCACAATTGAAGAGATTTTGGATTTCGTCACACGCAAAAACATTCACCTCGTATCAGACGAAATCTATTCCGGTTCTGTTTTCTCCTCGGCCGAGTTCACAAGCGTCGCCGAGGTTTTGGAATCCCACGGCTATAAAAACGCCGAGCGGGTTCACATCGTGTATAGTCTCTCTAAAGATCTAGGCCTTCCCGGGTTTAGAATCGGCACGATTTATTCATACAATGATAAAGTCGTGACGACGGCTCGCCGTATGTCTAGCTTTACGCTGATATCTTCACAAACACAGCGTTTTTTAGCGTCCATGTTGTCGAACCGGAAGTTTactgaaaaatatattaaaatgaaccGGGACCGGCTCAAGAAACGATATGAGATGATTATTGAAGGGCTACGAACCGCTGGGATTGAATGTTTGGAAGGGAATGCCGGTTTATTTTGCTGGATGAATTTAAGCCcgttattgaaaaataaaaaaccgaCAAGGGAAGGTGAAATTGAGATATGGAATCGGATTTTGAAGGAAGTGAAATTGAATATTTCTCCCGGTTCATCTTGTCACTGCTCTGAACCGGGTTGGTTCAGGGTTTGTTTTGCCAACATGAGTGAAAAGACTCTTCAGGTTGCTCTTGAAAGAATACATTGCTTCGTGGAGaggatgaagaaggaaaatgaagctaattaa